ATATGGCCAACGATCGCTGGCAGGGCCAGGATAAAGCCCAGCATTTTATAGCCTCAGCAATGCTATCTGCAGCAGGAAATGAATACGCTCAACATCAGGGTTATAGCCGTGATCGCAGCGCTGTTTATGGACTTATGTTTTCAGTAAGCCTAGGGGCTACAAAGGAATTGTGGGATAGCCGCCCTGCAGGGAGCGGCTGGAGCGGGAAGGACTTTGCATGGGATGTTGCAGGTGCTACTGCGGGGTATTCATTGTGGCAGCTTGCCCATTATTAAGCCGACTCCTTCCCATCTTTCACACGACTGTATCACCGAGGTAATAAACATCTGGACTTCTTACCAGCCTGGCTTATTTTCTGCGCAGTTCACCCGAAAAACACAAGCAAAAAACCCCGGACCTTGCGGACCGGGGTTCTTCTTTATTGATGCCTGGCAGTTCCCTACTCTCACATGGGGAGACCCCACACTACCATCGGCGCTACGGCGTTTCACTTCTGAGTTCGGCATGGGGTCAGGTGGGACCACCGCGCTAAAGCCGCCAGGCAAATTCTGTTATCAACATGCATCTCTGCACATCAATTAATCTGTTATCAAGCTGAATATCGTGTCTCTTTCCGCCAAAACAGCTTCGGCGTTGTAAGGTTAAGCCTCACGGTTCATTAGTATCGGTTAGCTCAATGCATCGCTGCACTTACACACCCGACCTATCAACGTCGTAGTCTTCAACGTTCCTTCAGGACTCTCAAGGAGTCAGGGAGAACTCATCTCGGGGCAAGTTTCGTGCTTAGATGCTTTCAGCACTTATCTTTTCCGCATTTAGCTACCGGGCAATGCCATTGGCATGACAACCCGAACACCAGTGATGCGTCCACTCCGGTCCTCTCGTACTAGGAGCAGCCCCCCTCAATTCTCCAGCGCCCACGGCAGATAGGGACCGAACTGTCTCACGACGTTCTAAACCCAGCTCGCGTACCACTTTAAACGGCGAACAGCCGTACCCTTGGGACCTACTTCAGCCCCAGGATGTGATGAGCCGACATCGAGGTGCCAAACACCGCCGTCGATATGAACTCTTGGGCGGTATCAGCCTGTTATCCCCGGAGTACCTTTTATCCGTTGAGCGATGGCCCTTCCATTCAGAACCACCGGATCACTATGACCTGCTTTCGCACCTGCTCGAGCCGTCACTCTCGCAGTCAAGCTAGCTTATGCCATTGCACTAACCTCCTGATGTCCGACCAGGATTAGCTAACCTTCGTGCTCCTCCGTTACTCTTTAGGAGGAGACCGCCCCAGTCAAACTACCCACCAGACACTGTCCGCAACCCGGATTACGGGTCTACGTTAGAACACCAGCCATTAAAGGGTGGTATTTCAAGGTTGGCTCCACGCAGACTGGCGTCCACGCTTCAAAGCCTCCCACCTATCCTACACATCAAGGACCAGTGTTCAGTGTCAAGCTATAGTAAAGGTTCACGGGGTCTTTCCGTCTTGCCGCGGGTACACTGCATCTTCACAGCGAGTTCAATTTCACTGAGTCTCGGGTGGAGACAGCCTGGCCATCATTACGCCATTCGTGCAGGTCGGAACTTACCCGACAAGGAATTTCGCTACCTTAGGACCGTTATAGTTACGGCCGCCGTTTACCGGGGCTTCGATCAAGAGCTTCGCGTTACCGCTAACCCCATCAATTAACCTTCCGGCACCGGGCAGGCGTCACACCGTATACGTCCACTTTCGTGTTTGCACAGTGCTGTGTTTTTAATAAACAGTTGCAGCCAGCTGGTATCTTCGACTGATTTCAGCTCCGTGAGCAAGTCACTTCACCTACCATCAGCGTGCCTTCTCCCGAAGTTACGGCACCATTTTGCCTAGTTCCTTCACCCGAGTTCTCTCAAGCGCCTTGGTATTCTCTACCTGACCACCTGTGTCGGTTTGGGGTACGATTTGATGTTACCTGATGCTTAGAGGCTTTTCCTGGAAGCAGGGCATTTGTTACTTCAGCACCGTAGTGCCTCGTCATCACACCTCAGCGTTAATAAGCGTCCGGATTTACCTAAACGCTCCGCCTACATGCTTAAACCGGGACAACCGTCGCCCGGCTAACATAGCCTTCTCCGTCCCCCCTTCGCAGTAACACCGAGTACAGGAATATTAACCTGTTTCCCATCGACTACGCCTTTCGGCCTCGCCTTA
This sequence is a window from Enterobacter sp. 638. Protein-coding genes within it:
- a CDS encoding YfiM family lipoprotein, with the protein product MRFPFLFSLLLLSGCSHMANDRWQGQDKAQHFIASAMLSAAGNEYAQHQGYSRDRSAVYGLMFSVSLGATKELWDSRPAGSGWSGKDFAWDVAGATAGYSLWQLAHY